A window of the Ipomoea triloba cultivar NCNSP0323 chromosome 14, ASM357664v1 genome harbors these coding sequences:
- the LOC116004469 gene encoding general transcription and DNA repair factor IIH helicase subunit XPD: MKFQIEDVVVYFPYDNIYPEQYQYMLELKRALDAKGHCLLEMPTGTGKTIALLSLITSYQLSKPADKIKLLYCTRTVHEMEKTLAELKLLYNYQLKNCGDRAKMLAIGLSSRKNLCVNPDVVSAENRDSVDAACRKLTASWVRSLAAENPNIPTCPFFENYERSSADTSLPSGVYTLQDLKVFGKEKGWCPYFLARHMVQRADVVVYSYQYLLDPKVAGIISKEMQRESVVVFDEAHNIDNVCIEALSVSVRRQTLEGATRNLNRMTQEIDRLKATDAGRLRAEYNRLVDGLAQRGNLPISDGWLANPSLPDDILKEAVPGNIRRAEHFLSVLRRLVQYLKGRLQAENVEKEGPVSFVASINAQVGIDQKMLRFCYDRLHSLMLTLEITDTDEFLHIQTICDLATLVGTYTRGFSIIIEPFDERMPDIPDPVLQLSCHDASIAIKPVFERFQSVVITSGTLSPIDLYPRLLNFNPVCSRSFKMSLTRDCICPMVLTRGSDQLPVSTKYDLRSDPGVEKNYGKLLLEMASVVPDGIVCFFVSYSYMDGIVNSWHNSGLLKDIMQHKLVFIETQDVVETTLALDNYRRACDCGRGAIFFSVARGKVAEGIDFDRHYGRLVIMCGVPFQYTLSRILLARLEYLRETFQIKEGDFLTFDALRQAAQCVGRVIRSKADYGMMIFADKRYSRHDKRSKLPGWILSHLRDAHLNLSTDMAIHIAKEFLRKMAQPYDKSGALGKKTLLSQEDLEKMVTGPDGEMLG; the protein is encoded by the exons ATGAAGTTCCAAATCGAAGACGTAGTGGTGTACTTCCCGTACGACAACATATACCCCGAGCAGTACCAGTATATGCTGGAGCTGAAGCGTGCGTTAGATGCTAAAGGCCACTGCCTTTTGGAGATGCCGACGGGGACCGGAAAAACCATAGCCTTGCTATCGTTGATCACCAGTTACCAGCTGTCGAAGCCGGCCGATAAGATTAAGCTCCTTTATTGCACTCGAACCGTTCACGAGATGGAGAAAACCTTAGCGGAACTCAAGCTGCTGTATAACTACCAGCTCAAAAACTGCGGGGATCGCGCCAAAATGCTCGCGATTGGGCTGTCGTCGAGGAAGAATTTGTGCGTTAATCCCGACGTGGTCTCCGCTGAGAATCGGGATTCTGTTGACGCCGCTTGCCGAAAGCTCACCGCCAGTTGGGTCCGGTCCTTAGCTGCGGAAAACCCTAACATTCCTACTTGTCCATTTTTTGAGAATTACGAGAGGTCGTCTGCTGATACCTCCTTGCCTTCTGGTGTTTATACTCTGCAG GATCTTAAAGTTTTTGGTAAAGAGAAAGGTTGGTGCCCTTACTTTCTAGCACGCCATATGGTGCAGCGTGCAGATGTGGTAGTTTATAGTTACCAATACCTTCTTGATCCAAAAGTTGCTGGAATCATATCAAAGGAGATGCAAAGAGAGAGTGTTGTGGTGTTTGATGAGGCTCACAACATTGATAATGTATGTATCGAGGCACTTAGTGTGAGTGTAAGGAGGCAGACACTTGAAGGGGCAACTAGGAATCTAAATAGGATGACGCAGGAGATTGATAG GTTGAAGGCCACGGATGCTGGTCGGTTGCGTGCAGAGTATAATCGTCTAGTTGATGGTCTTGCACAAAGGGGGAACCTACCCA TTTCGGATGGATGGCTTGCAAATCCCTCATTGCCAGATGATATCTTAAAGGAAGCAGTTCCAGGAAATATAAGGCGAGCAGAACATTTCTTGTCTGTGTTGCGGAGACTAGTTCAGTACCTTAAAGGGAGATTACAGGCTGAGAATGTTGAAAAGGAGGGGCCTGTTTCCTTTGTTGCTTCCATCAATGCACAAGTTGGAATTGATCAGAAAATGTTGAGATTTTGTTATGACAGGCTTCATTCCCTCATGCTGACTCTGGAGATCACTGATACTGATGAATTTTTACATATCCAAACCATATGTGACCTTGCAACATTGGTGGGGACATACACAAGAGGATTCTCAATTATAATCGAACCTTTTGATGAGAGAATGCCAGATATTCCTGATCCTGTTCTTCAG CTAAGCTGTCATGATGCTTCTATTGCCATAAAGCCTGTATTTGAACGTTTCCAGTCCGTTGTTATAACCTCTGGGACACTTAGCCCAATTGATCTTTACCCTCGTCTTCTCAACTTCAATCCAGTATGTAGTCGGAGTTTTAAAATGTCATTGACGAGGGATTGCATATGTCCTATGGTTCTCACTCGGGGAAG TGATCAGCTTCCTGTGAGCACAAAATATGATCTAAGAAGTGATCCTGGTGTGGAGAAAAATTATGGGAAGCTTTTGTTAGAAATGGCATCCGTTGTTCCGGATGGGATTGTCTGTTTCTTTGTCAGTTATTCTTATATGGATGGAATAGTCAATAGTTGGCACAACTCTGGACTTCTAAAG GATATAATGCAGCATAAACTAGTCTTCATCGAGACCCAAGATGTTGTAGAGACTACATTGGCTTTGGATAACTATCGCCGAGCTTGTGATTGTGGGAGGGGTGCTATTTTCTTCTCTGTTGCAAG GGGGAAAGTAGCTGAAGGTATCGACTTTGATAGACATTATGGAAGGCTTGTTATCATGTGTGGGGTTCCTTTCCAGTACACATTAAGCAG AATATTGCTTGCAAGACTGGAGTACCTAAGGGAGACTTTCCAGATCAAAGAGGGCGATTTTCTGACATTTGATGCTCTG AGACAAGCTGCACAATGTGTAGGACGAGTTATTCGTTCAAAGGCAGATTATGGGATGATGATTTTCGCTGACAAGAG GTATAGCCGACATGACAAGCGATCTAAGTTGCCAGGATGGATATTGTCGCATTTACGAGATGCACACCTGAACTTGAGCACAGATATGGCCATTCACATAGCAAAGGAG TTCCTACGCAAAATGGCACAGCCGTATGATAAAAGCGGCGCTCTGGGCAAGAAAACACTCCTGTCACAGGAGGATTTGGAGAAGATGGTTACTGGCCCTGATGGGGAAATGCTGGGTTGA
- the LOC116004470 gene encoding basic helix-loop-helix protein A produces the protein MAAENPVGGGRLESLLQTAVQSVQWTYSLFWKLCPHNGMLVWSDGYYNGAIKTRKTVQGTEVSAEEASLHRSQQIKELYESLSSTAEESNGGGGGGQQPPRRPSAALSPEDLTESEWFYLMCISFSFPSALGLPGKAYAKRQHIWLTGANEVESKVFSRAILAKSARIQTVVCIPLMDGVVELGTTERVKEDYEFIQLIKNHFLEPHPHHHHHPKPALSEHSSSEPPSQQLHSPVMASGHHRRQDRAEEEEEDEEEEEEDDDEEDEEEELQSDADVSPKNQQTGDHVMATAPEEEGEENINGVVAETTNVAAASELMQFEMSESIRLGTPDDASTDLDSDFHLLPQMPHCQNPNFLSHQGAPIMDEFSREETHYSETISSILRHQCGQWSEFSTTVAGDYVAHSATSAFSSWTTAATSTCSTHRSSAQWILKFALLTVPFLHEKNSHGAAATIPSSKLCKAAPQEEPNVNHVLAERRRREKLNERFIILRSLVPFVTKMDKASILGDTIEYVKQLRRRIQELEAARGGAWKVDRQSITGGVARKNPAQKCGASRTQMGPRLSKRGVRTAERPANDTAEDAVVQVEVSIIESDALVEIRCTYREGLILDVMQMLKELGLEITTVQSSVNGGIFSAELRAKLKENLKGRKATIMEVKKAIHSIIPQF, from the exons ATGGCGGCGGAAAACCCTGTCGGCGGCGGCCGCCTGGAAAGCTTGCTCCAAACTGCCGTTCAGTCTGTTCAGTGGACTTACAGCCTTTTCTGGAAGCTTTGTCCACACAATGG GATGTTGGTGTGGAGCGATGGGTATTATAACGGAGCTATAAAGACGAGGAAAACGGTGCAGGGGACGGAGGTTAGTGCGGAAGAGGCTTCCCTCCATAGAAGTCAGCAGATTAAGGAGCTTTACGAGTCCCTCTCTTCCACCGCCGAAGAATCAAacggtggcggcggcggcggccagCAGCCGCCACGACGCCCCTCCGCCGCCTTGTCGCCGGAGGACTTGACGGAGTCCGAGTGGTTCTACCTCATGTGCATCTCCTTCTCTTTTCCATCTGCCCTCGG GTTACCAGGCAAGGCCTATGCAAAACGGCAGCATATATGGCTCACCGGTGCAAATGAGGTCGAAAGCAAAGTCTTTTCTAGAGCAATTCTCGCCAAG AGTGCTCGAATACAG ACGGTCGTTTGCATTCCTCTAATGGATGGCGTGGTTGAACTGGGAACAACGGAAAGG GTTAAAGAAGACTATGAATTCATCCAACTTATCAAGAACCATTTTTTGGAGCCCCACccccaccatcatcatcatccaaagCCTGCATTATCTGAGCACTCCTCATCGGAGCCGCCGTCTCAACAATTACATTCCCCGGTCATGGCTTCCGGCCATCACCGCCGCCAAGACCGAGccgaagaggaagaggaagacgaggaggaggaagaagaagacgacgacgaagaagatgaagaggaaGAGTTGCAGTCGGATGCTGACGTCAGCCCTAAGAACCAGCAAACCGGCGACCATGTTATGGCGACGGCGCCGGAGGAGGAGGGGGAGGAGAACATTAACGGTGTGGTGGCGGAAACAACGAACGTGGCGGCGGCTAGCGAGCTGATGCAGTTTGAGATGTCGGAAAGTATTCGTCTAGGAACGCCCGACGATGCCTCCACCGATTTGGATTcagattttcatcttcttccccaaatgcctcACTGCCAAAACCCTAATTTCTTATCTCATCAAG GAGCCCCTATTATGGACGAATTTTCACGAGAGGAAACCCATTACTCCGAAACAATATCGAGCATCCTTCGGCATCAATGTGGGCAGTGGTCGGAGTTCTCAACCACCGTTGCCGGAGACTACGTCGCCCACTCCGCCACCTCCGCCTTCTCAAGTTGGACCACCGCCGCCACCTCAACCTGTTCCACCCACCGCTCCTCCGCCCAGTGGATCCTCAAATTCGCCCTTCTCACCGTCCCATTTCTCCATGAAAAAAATTCTCACGGCGCCGCCGCTACTATTCCGTCGTCTAAGCTCTGCAAGGCCGCACCGCAAGAAGAGCCCAACGTCAACCACGTCCTGGCGGAGCGCCGCCGCCGGGAAAAGCTGAACGAGCGGTTCATTATCCTCCGATCGCTCGTGCCTTTCGTGACGAAAATGGACAAGGCCTCCATCCTCGGCGACACCATTGAGTACGTCAAGCAGCTGCGCCGAAGAATCCAGGAGCTGGAGGCGGCGCGTGGGGGCGCGTGGAAGGTTGACCGCCAGTCGATTACCGGCGGGGTTGCACGGAAGAATCCAGCCCAGAAATGTGGGGCCTCCAGAACTCAGATGGGTCCCAGGCTGAGTAAGAGGGGGGTGAGGACGGCGGAGAGGCCGGCGAATGACACGGCGGAGGACGCGGTGGTTCAAGTGGAGGTTTCTATCATTGAGAGTGATGCACTGGTGGAGATTCGGTGCACTTATAGGGAGGGCTTAATCTTGGATGTCATGCAGATGCTTAAGGAGCTTGGACTTGAAATCACGACCGTCCAATCTTCTGTTAACGGTGGGATCTTTAGTGCGGAATTAAGGGCTAAG CTTAAAGAAAATTTGAAAGGCAGGAAAGCAACAATCATGGAAGTGAAAAAGGCAATTCATAGTATAATTCCTCAGTTTTAG